In Phalacrocorax aristotelis chromosome 6, bGulAri2.1, whole genome shotgun sequence, one DNA window encodes the following:
- the LOC142058322 gene encoding olfactory receptor 6Y1-like: MGGRNETNVMYFIFLGFPTTAELQLLLFSALLLAYLLTVLENFLIILIIRNNHTLQKPMYFFLGNLSVLEIWYVSVIEPKMLIDFLSQDKHISFQGCMTQLYFFVTFVCTEYILLAVMAYDRFLAICKPLQYSLIMNHQFCAQLTAGCWMCGLITSSIKLTFIAQLSFCDVDKINHYFCDISPLLNISCSDSSSAELVDFILALIVIMVPLCTVVTSYICIIFTVLKIPSSQGRQKAFSTCSSHLTVVILFYGTTLFTYAHPKVMYTYSANKLVSVLYTVVVPLLNPLIYCLRNKEVRFALRKTFTCTRHT, translated from the coding sequence ATGGGTGGGAGGAATGAAACCAATGTcatgtatttcattttcctgggtTTTCCCACCACTGCTGAACTGCAACTGCTCCTCTTCTCTGCTTTACTTCTGGCTTATTTATTAACTGTGTTGGAAAACTTCCTTATCATTCTCATCATCCGAAATAACCACACTCTGCAAAAACCCATGTATTTCTTCCTAGGAAATCTGTCTGTCTTAGAGATCTGGTATGTTTCTGTTATTGAGCCAAAGATGCTCATAGATTTCCTCTCTCAAGACAAGCATATCTCATTCCAGGGGTGCATGACACAGTTGTATTTCTTTGTGACTTTTGTTTGTACTGAGTACATTCTGTTAGCAGTTATGGCCTATGACCGTTTCTTGGCCATATGCAAACCTCTCCAGTATTCACTCATCATGAATCATCAGTTCTGTGCTCAACTGACAGCTGGCTGTTGGATGTGTGGTTTGATCACTTCTTCAATCAAGCTGACCTTTATAGCCCAGCTCTCATTCTGTGATGTAGACAAAATCAATCACTATTTCTGTGATATATCACCCCTACTGAATATCTCCTGCAGCGATTCCTCTTCAGCTGAGCTAGTGGACTTCATCTTGGCTCTGATTGTCATCATGGTGCCTCTGTGTACTGTGGTCACCTCTTATATTTGCATCATATTCACCGTGCTGAAGATCCCTTCTTCTCAGGGGAGGCAAAAGGCCTTTTCCACCTGCAGCTCCCACTTGACTGTAGTGATATTGTTCTATGGCACCACTCTTTTCACTTATGCCCACCCTAAGGTCATGTATACCTACAGTGCTAACAAGTTGGTATCAGTCTTGTACACGGTAGTTGTGCCACTTCTGAATCCTCTTATATATTGTCTTAGAAACAAAGAAGTCAGGTTTGCCCTGAGGAAGACCTTTACTTGCACAAGACACACCTAA